TCTACGGCCTGGTGAGCCCCGACGGCTCGCGGCCCTACGACCTGCGGGAGGTCATCGCGCGGATCGTGGACGGCTCGGAGTTCCTCGAGTACAAGGCCGGCTACGGCGAGACGCTCGTCACCGGGTTCGCCCGCATCGGCGGGTACCCGGTGGGCATCGTGGGGAACCAGCGGCTGATCATCAAGAAGAAGGGCAAGATCGAGGTGGGGGGCGTGATCTACGCCGAAGCGGCGGACAAGGCAGCCCGCTTCATCCTCGACGTGAACCAGATGGGCATCCCCCTCCTCTTCCTGCAGGACGTCTCGGGCTTCATGGTGGGCAAGGAATCCGAGCAGTCCGGGATCATCCGCCGGGGCGCGAAGCTCGTCAACGCCGTGTCGAACTCGGTCGTCCCGAAGATCACCCTGATCCTAGGCGGGAGCTTCGGCGCGGGCAACTACGCCCTGGCCGGCAAGGCCTACGCGCCGCGCTTCATCTTCGCCTGGCCGAGCGCCAAGTACGCGGTGATGGGCGGCGCGCAGGCCGCGAAGACCCTCCTCGAGATCCAGGTGGCCCAGCTCAAGCGCGAAGGGAAGGAGCCCTCCGACGCAGAACTCCAGGAGCTCTACGAGAAGATCAAGGGCCGCTACGAGGAGCAGCTCGACCCCCGGTACGCCGCGGCCCGGCTCTGGATCGATGAGATCATCTTCCCCCACGAGACCCGCACCCGCCTCATCCGGGCCCTCGAGGCTTGCGCGTTGGACGCAGAGCCGGCGGAGATGCGCGTAGGGGTGTTCCAGGTTTAAGGAGGTGTGTCGTGGCCGAGGTGCGTTGGGTGGAGTGTCCCCGCGACGCCTGGCAGGGGTTCAAGACCTTCATCCCCACCGCGGAGAAGGTGGCCTTCCTCAAGAGCCTCTTGGAGGCCGGGTTCCGCTGCTTGGACCTGACCAGCTTCGTCTCGCCCAAGTGGGTGCCCCAGATGCGGGACGGTCAAGCGGTGCTCGAGGCCCTCCCCGCCCCCGAAGGGCGCGAGTACCTCGCGATCATCGCGAACGAGAAGGGCCTCGAGCGGGCCCTCAACGCCCCGAACCTCACCGCGGTAGGGTACCCCTTCTCCGTCAGCGAGACCTTCCAGAAGAAGAACACCAACCGCTCCATCGAGGCCTCCTGGCCCCTCGTGGACCGTGTCCTCGAGGCCACCGCGGGTCGGCTGGACCTGGTGATCTACCTCTCCATGGGCTTCGGGAACCCTTACGGGGACCCCTGGAGCCCGGAGAAGGTGGTGGAGTTCGTGGGGCGGTTGCGGGAGCGCGGGGTGCACCGCATCGCGATCGCGGACACCTACGGCGTGGCCACGCCGGAGGTCATCCAGAAGACCCTCGAGGCCGTGGTGCAGGCCTTCGGTCCCGAAGGGATCGGCGCGCACCTCCACGCGCGCCCCGAGGGGGTGGTGGCCAAGGTGGACGCGGTCCTTGCGGCGGGGGTGCGCTGGCTCGAGGGGGCCCTCGCGGGGATCGGCGGGTGCCCGTTCGCGGGGGACGCGCTCGTGGGGAACCTCGCCACGGAGGTCGTGCTGCCGCACCTCGCGCGTCAGGGCTTCGAGGCCGGGGTGCAGCTCGAGGCCCTGCCCGCGCTGGCGGAGCGCGCGGCCCAGCTGCGGGCGGTTTACGCGTAAGGGACGAAGGCCAGCGCGTCGAGGGCCTGTCCTTTGAGCACCGGCACCAGCGCCGAACCCCCGATCTGCGCGCAGAACGGCACGTCCGCCTCGAGCCCCACCCGCTCGAGTGCCGCCGCGGCGGCGGAGCGCCGCAGGGCCTCGAGCGGGGTGGGGTAGGCCTCGCGCGTAGCGAAGGCGATCCAAGCCCCGTCGTTCGGTGAGAGCGGGCCCTCAGCACGGAGTAGCTCGGCGATGACTCCCGCGGTGTAGGTGTCGTCCAGGCCCGGCTGGCCCTCCTTGCCCGCGCACAGCACCGCGACCTCCTCGCGCGCCAGGGCGCGCGCGAGGCGAGCGGCGGCCGGCGCGTTGTAGAGGGATCCCAAGAGCACGTGCCGCGCGGTTTGGGCGGCGAGGATAGCCGCGCGGGTGCCGTTCGTGGTGCTCATCGCCACCTCCCGGCCGCGCACAGGCGCGGCCAGGGCCTCGCGCGGGCTGTTCCCCAGGTCGAACCCCTCGGGGGGCAGGCCGCCCACCTCGCCCGCGACGAGCGCGCCGCGCGTCCGGAAGGCCCGGGCGGCCTCGGGGCTGGCGGTGAAGTGCACGGTCCGAGCGCCCGCCTCGAGGAAGGCCACGGCCGTGGTGGTGGCGCGGATCACGTCCACCACGATGACCACGTCGGGAAAGGTCATTTCTGCGCGAGGAGCGAGCTCAACCCTGAGGCGCAAGGCTCCTCCGTAAGGCGTTCAGGTTCTCGGCCACGCTGGCCCGCGCATTGAACACACTCGAGCCCGCCACCAGCACCTCCGCCCCGGCCTGGACCACGCGGGGGGCGGTCTCGGGGTTGATGCCGCCGTCCACCTCGATCCGACAGGCGGGGTTGAGCCGGTCCCGCATCGCGCGGAGCCGCTCGAGGCGGGGAAGGCTCTGCTCGAGGAAGCGTTGGCCCCCGAACCCTGGGTTTACCGTCATCAAAAGCGCCTGATCCAGCTCGGGGAGGAGGTCCTCGAACCACGCAAGGGGCGTGGCGGGGTTCACCGCGAGGCCCGCCCGGACCCCGAGCTCCTTGATTTGTTGGATGGCCCGGTGCGCGTGCGGGGTAGCCTCGGGGTGCACGATCAACAGGTCCGCGCCGGCACGGGCGAAGGCCTCGAGGAAGCGCTCGGGCTCCACGATCATGAGGTGCACCTCGAGGGGCAACCGGGTGACGCGCCGCAGGGCCTCCACCACCACGACGCCCATGGTGAGGTTGGGAACGAACCGGCCGTCCATCACGTCCACGTGGATCCGGTCCGCTCCGGCCGCTTCGGCTTCGCGCACCTCTTCGCCGAGCCGCGCGAAGTCCGCGGAGAGGATGGAAGGAGCGATCTCGATCTTCATCATCGCAGACCGTACAGGACCTCTTCGAGCGCCGCCGTGTCCAGAATCTCTACCGTTCCCGGCAGCAACCGGAGGATGGCCTCGTCCCTCAGGGCGTGCAGCACGCGGGTGACCGTTTCGCGGCTCGTGCCCGCCATGAGTGCGAGCTCCTGGTGCGTCGCGGGTACCCGCCACCCCTGGGGGCTTTGCTCGCCGTACCGGTGCCGGTAGAGCTTGAGGAGCGCGTACGCCACCCGCCCGCGGGCCTCCTCGAAGGAGAGGACCTCCACCTCGAGGTTCATCTCGCGCAGCCGGCGCGCGAGGATCCGGGCGAGGTTATGGGCAACCTCGGGGTACCGCCGCGTCAGGCCGTAGTACTCCTGCCGGTACAGGGCGAGCAGCACCGTGTCTTCCAGCGCGAGGGCGGTCGCGCTGCGGGGGATCTCCTCCACCAGGCTCATCTCCCCGAACAAATCCCCGGGGTTCAGGTACGCCAGCACCTTCTCCTTGCCGTCCAGGTTCGTGCGGTAGATCTTGATCCGCCCGGACTGCACGATATACAGGGCTTCTCCGGGATCCCCGGCCTCGAACACCTTCTTGCCCGCCGCGTAGCTCAGCGTCTGGAACGCCTCACGCGCGATCTCCAAGGCACCGGGGGGCACGCCCTCGAACAAGGGGCTTTGGGCGAGGATGTTCGTATCGGCGAGCATCGATACAAACTTAACAGTTTTCACGGGGCTTTGGAAAGTAGGATAGGGGGCGTGGTGCTTAGGGCTGAGGGGATTCGACACGCCTACCCTGGGGTTCGGCTCTTTGATGACCTCGAGCTCCGCCTCGCGCCGGGGGAGGTGCGGGTGGTGCTGGGGCCTTCCGGATCAGGGAAGACCACGCTGATTCACCTCCTGGCGGGAATTCTGCGCGTGCAGGAGGGGCGCTTGTACTGGGGAGAAGTGGAGGTCACGCGGCTTGGGGAGGAACGCCTCGCTCGCCTGAGGCGGCGGTACGTGGGGCTGGTCTTCCAGCACCACTACCTGCTCCCCGAACTCACCGCCCTGGAGAACGTCGTGCTGCCCGGTTTGATCGCGGGCACGCCGGACTGGGACTGGGGCCGGGCGCTTTTGGAGCGCGTGGGGCTCGGTGCAAGGCAGCACCAGCGCCCCGCGGCCCTCTCCGGTGGGGAGCGGCAGCGGGTCGCGGTCGCCCGCGCGGTGTACAACCGCCCCCGGCTGGTCCTCGCGGATGAACCTACGGGCGCCCTCGACCGAGAGAACGCCTGGCGGGTGTACGCCTTGTTGCTCGAGCTGGCCCGTGAGGTGCGGAGCGCGGTTCTCCTCGCCACGCACGACGAGGCCCTGGCCCGGGAC
This region of Marinithermus hydrothermalis DSM 14884 genomic DNA includes:
- a CDS encoding hydroxymethylglutaryl-CoA lyase yields the protein MAEVRWVECPRDAWQGFKTFIPTAEKVAFLKSLLEAGFRCLDLTSFVSPKWVPQMRDGQAVLEALPAPEGREYLAIIANEKGLERALNAPNLTAVGYPFSVSETFQKKNTNRSIEASWPLVDRVLEATAGRLDLVIYLSMGFGNPYGDPWSPEKVVEFVGRLRERGVHRIAIADTYGVATPEVIQKTLEAVVQAFGPEGIGAHLHARPEGVVAKVDAVLAAGVRWLEGALAGIGGCPFAGDALVGNLATEVVLPHLARQGFEAGVQLEALPALAERAAQLRAVYA
- a CDS encoding 2-phosphosulfolactate phosphatase; this encodes MRLRVELAPRAEMTFPDVVIVVDVIRATTTAVAFLEAGARTVHFTASPEAARAFRTRGALVAGEVGGLPPEGFDLGNSPREALAAPVRGREVAMSTTNGTRAAILAAQTARHVLLGSLYNAPAAARLARALAREEVAVLCAGKEGQPGLDDTYTAGVIAELLRAEGPLSPNDGAWIAFATREAYPTPLEALRRSAAAAALERVGLEADVPFCAQIGGSALVPVLKGQALDALAFVPYA
- the rpe gene encoding ribulose-phosphate 3-epimerase — encoded protein: MMKIEIAPSILSADFARLGEEVREAEAAGADRIHVDVMDGRFVPNLTMGVVVVEALRRVTRLPLEVHLMIVEPERFLEAFARAGADLLIVHPEATPHAHRAIQQIKELGVRAGLAVNPATPLAWFEDLLPELDQALLMTVNPGFGGQRFLEQSLPRLERLRAMRDRLNPACRIEVDGGINPETAPRVVQAGAEVLVAGSSVFNARASVAENLNALRRSLAPQG
- a CDS encoding Crp/Fnr family transcriptional regulator, whose amino-acid sequence is MLADTNILAQSPLFEGVPPGALEIAREAFQTLSYAAGKKVFEAGDPGEALYIVQSGRIKIYRTNLDGKEKVLAYLNPGDLFGEMSLVEEIPRSATALALEDTVLLALYRQEYYGLTRRYPEVAHNLARILARRLREMNLEVEVLSFEEARGRVAYALLKLYRHRYGEQSPQGWRVPATHQELALMAGTSRETVTRVLHALRDEAILRLLPGTVEILDTAALEEVLYGLR
- a CDS encoding ABC transporter ATP-binding protein is translated as MLRAEGIRHAYPGVRLFDDLELRLAPGEVRVVLGPSGSGKTTLIHLLAGILRVQEGRLYWGEVEVTRLGEERLARLRRRYVGLVFQHHYLLPELTALENVVLPGLIAGTPDWDWGRALLERVGLGARQHQRPAALSGGERQRVAVARAVYNRPRLVLADEPTGALDRENAWRVYALLLELAREVRSAVLLATHDEALARDVPVYRLEGGRLLVGLTSS